Below is a window of Tolypothrix bouteillei VB521301 DNA.
TTCTAGGAGCCTTTCAAGACAGTCACGATTGCTACTATTGGAGCGACTGCAAGCAAACCAAGAAATTCTGGGAAGTTACTTTCTATGAAACCAAACAAAATTGGCGGATCACCAAGAAAGATCGCAACTCAGACAACAAGATTCGCTATGGCGATCAGGTATATCTGACCAACCTCCACTACAAAAACCAGCGATTATCCCGTGACTCCTGGTATAAGGGATACATAACAACAGTGCCCAATGCGAATGAATGGTGGACGCTTAAAGCCGAAGGCACGCAAGATAATGTCGGCATTAGCTCTGAAGCAGCGCTGCTGCGACGGTTATTTGAGCCGAAGGTCAAAGGCTATAGTGCTGCCAACATGGCTTATATGGCTTACTGTGCAGAAGCGGCTTATGGTAGTCCCGAAGTTAGTAAAGCCAAGATGGAACAACTGGGTTTCACCATCAACGGCACTGAACATTTCATCGACCTCCCTGGCTCTGATACCCAATGTCTGGTCGTGGGTGATGCAGAAAAAATAATCATCGCCTTTCGGGGTACTGAGAATTTGAAGGATTGGAGAACCGACCTGGAATTGCTTAAAACCGCTTGGAAGATTGGTGCTGGTGCAGTACATAAGGGCTTTTATGAAGCGATGGAATCTGTATTGTCTCAGGTTGTCGATCGCGTCAAGCAACTGCGGACAAACAATCAACCGATTTGGTTCACCGGACATAGTTTAGGTGGTGCATTGGCTGCCCTCGCCTGTGCCACCTTCTGTCAAGATAAAGATCGAGAGTTAACGACCTATGAGGTTGCTGGGATTTATACCTTTGGTCAACCTCGCATTGGCGATCGGATTTTTATGAAAGCCTTTGATGCCGAAGCCAGAGCCCGTTACTTCCGGGTAGTCAACAATAATGACATTGTTCCTCGCATCCCTAGCATGGGGTACCAGCATGGCGGAAATCTGGTATACTTTGATGCGTTTGGGAATTTCTATAATAATGCAATCATAGCCTTGTGGAACCCCATGTCTTGGTGGCGACGGCTTCAGGGTTACTATGCGAGCCTTTTCAACCTTGATTCCGATGATATTGGCGATCACCGCATGGGTGACTATCGCATCTTGACGATGCGCCGACTTGAAGGGATGTAGCAGAATGGCACTCGAACTGAGCCACTAATATAGAGCGATCGCTTATCTCGCGATTGCTCTCAAACCTCCAAAACCTGAAATAACCTTACAAAAAGCACAGGCTGACAGTTTTCCAAATTAATGAAAGTGAAAACAGTCGAGTTAAAACAGCATCCAATAGCAAGTTTGCCGGATGAGACGTTAGAAACCAAGTTACATAGCCTCAGCGAAGCGCACAGGTATGAATTTAGTAACAAAAATATAGAGTCTGCTGGTCATAAAAAATTTCCTAACAGATTAAGTTAATCATTGCATCCTTTCCTGAAAAACAGCGAGGCACTGACCAATTTTTCTTCCAAGCTTCTTCTAAAAGCCCCTTGACAACTGCCTTGCAGCCTTAACTTGTGACAAATGGGGCTAGGATGCTTTTAAAGTCCCCTTTTTCAGGGGTGAAGCGGGGGCTTTAAAATTTAGGGGGCTAAAAAAGTAGTGTGACACACCCTTGAAGAAGTTGGAGAGATGAATACTGGATAAACGATTTATTGGAGTACGGTAATCTGTATACGAAAGCTCCTCAATCCCATTTAAAATTAAAACTATAAAAGAGAATTGAGGAGCTTCCAGGATGCAAGTTACATACGATTCTGATAAGCGCAAATTGCTGTCATCTCTGTCTCACGGTGCAATATTCTTCAGCACAGCGCTGTTTTCGATTGGTATTCCAATAGTAATTAACTTAATTTCGGATGACCCAGTTGTTAAAAGTAACGCCAAAGAATCTATTAATTTTCACTTTAATGTTTGGTTTTGGGCGACTGTCATTGGAGTCCCCTTAGGTATTTTATCTTGGCTTACCTTTGGGCTTGGTGGAATTTTGTTCTTTCCAGTTGTTGCGTTTGGCTTTTTACTACACTGGGGACTGACAATTTGGGCATTGTTACATTGTTTTAGCAATCCTGACGAACCGTTCCGTTATCCGTTCATTTTTCGACTGTTTTAATTACAAAAAAATGCAGGGGTTAGGGAGAATTTACAATAACGCATTCCTTCTAACTCCTACTTTCTGCTTTTATGCTTGTAAATCATTCATTAATTAACTGCGATTGGAGGTTGTTACTGACTACCATTTCATAATGTTCTACTGTTGGAAATGGCTCGTAAAAATGATGCAACAATTGACGCCATTGTTCGTACTCTGAGGATTGACGAAAACCAACTGTATGGTCTTCTAATTTTTCCCATTGCACTAGTAAAATATACTTATTATCTGCCTCCAAACATCGTTGTAGCTCGTGACTCACATAGCCATTCATTGAAGAAATAATTGATGAAGCTAGCTTGAAAGCTTTCTCAAATTCTGGTGATTTTCCGGGTTTTATCTGGAGAATTGCAACTTCTAAAATCATATTTCTTTCAAGAAAAATATTTATTTATATCCTTTGCAATATATCGTATTTTGTAATTTAAGATTCAAGACTTGTCAGTTAAGCCTAAAAATACGAAAACACGTAGGTCGGGTTGAGGAACGAAACCCAACATTTACTTTATATCGGTAAATAGATAGAAAGCATTATCAATCATAAAAAACATAATAGTAGATAGCAGAATATACAGGAGAAATTCCATGATTCCTGGGAACAGTGCATTCAAACATCTCAGCCACAATGTTGTATCGCAGTATAATTTATTTCTTACTGCTCGCAGACTGGGCGATCGCACAAAAGTTTTCAAATTTCTTATAACAGGTGTAGCAGTCTTGGGTTCTTTAACACCTCAACTAGCGTGGGCGCAAAGGGATCTTAATTCCTATGGTTCGCAAGGTACAGGTAACTATTTAAGGTATCCTTTTGGAACGCGCATTGCGCCCAATGGTAGAATTACTACACCAAATAACGGTACTCTTTACCCTTCCAATACAATTGATAATGGTAATGGCACAAAAACTTTCTATTACCGCAATGGAACTCGTGTCATTCTTAGAAAAGATAAGATGAAACCAGGTGGAGTGTATCTCAGTCCAAACAGCACCAATGGAGGATTGCGAACAACTCCCAATCGAGCACTTCCCCCATTTAAAGATCTCAGAAATCAGTAATTACTTTAATAAGCAGTATCAAGAGTCAGTGCAAAGACAGACTGAGTGGCGAGCATTTTCTTAACCACTTCTGCATCAACGCCTAAAAATCTTAAAGAGCTTAACTCGTTTATTACATTTAACAGACTATACTCCACCACGCGAAAACCTTGTTCGGAAGCGAATTGTCGCGCTTGCTCGGGAGTTGTAAAATTACGATCGACTAAAGATCTACCTGTAAAGTCGGTTCCCGTTTGTATGAGCTTTTGTAATTCTGGGTCATTTTCTAGCGATCGCGAAAGGCTCACTGTATCAATGAAATCAGGGGTAATCCAAACTCCACCATAAGCGTGAAGCACTTCTCGGACATTGCTACAGACTTTTTGCTTTTCTGACAGTGTAAGATGGGTCAGCAACCCCTCACACAAAATCATGACTGGCTGTTCTGCTTTAAAATGAAAGGTACTTTTTAAAAAATCGCTGCGACTGCTAGTAGCATCTAATTCTACAAAGTGCAAATTGGGACGTTCCCCAATAAGTTGCTGAACCAGTTGCTGCTTGCAACAAATCATTGCAGGCAGATCGGTTTCAATAAAAGTGATGTTAGGGTCACAAGATAAGTTAAGACCACGCGGTAGCAAACCAGATGCTAGCTCAAGAATTTGTGTTATTTGATATTGAGCCATGACTTGGTTAATTGCTTTGTAGCGAGCTTCCACGCGTGCTGTCAGCAAAACGCTCTTGTCTTGCTTTTGCGGTAAAGATATCTCTATGAATCTTTGCGCTTCTACCAATTGTGCCAGATCTTGAGCATGGGGAATATCTGTAAACTGTCTGGCTAAACTTACCATGAAAGCAGTGAGGCTAATTTTATCGAAGTCATTGACTTGGTATGCGTTCATGGGTTTTTCTTGGTTAAGCTTTTCTATTTGCTTTTTCTCTAACTGGGAAACTCGCGACTTTAACAGTAACAACGCACGTCTTCCCCACACTCATCAGCAAGGTAGCAAAGGGCGCGAAACCTCAAACTGGAAACTTGCTCGTAAAAGGGATTGAGCTTGCAAAGAGGCGGAATATGGGCTACTTTTTGCCCAAAAAGATAGATATCGCGCTCAAAAGGACATTGAACTGGAATCGATCTGCAGAGAAAATGGGCTATTTTGGGGCTGGTGATTTCGATGCGATCGAGCCAATGACGAATCGGTTGCAGGAGATCCAGGCTGTTCAATTGGAAGTTAATGCAGTCGTTCTGATAAGGATTGTTTCTGATGAAGTTAAGCATTGTTGTGTCTCTGTAAACTACTAATTAGCAGTTTAAAGATAATTCTGAGAAATGACACTACTTGAAAAATATAAGTTTATTTTATGACTTATAACTCTAACTTAACTGTTTTGAATCAGTTTGCAAAGTTTAACAACAGTGACTAGTTAAACATTAGACTTGTGTATAGTCCTTACACTGTGGTGGAGATATAACAGTAGAATTCCATCATAGAGCAAGTACTATGCAAAGAATTGAAGCAAACGCACTTAAAAATAACCTGGGCTAGTTGCTAGAGCGTATTAGGCAGCCAATAGAGGAATACTCCCAACAAACTCAACTTTCCCCAGAGTGAGTGATTGAGTTAGCGATCGCTCAGTTCATAGATATGGACTCTGTGACTTTTGATGATTGTCAGATTGATTCACCAGGAGTACTTAGGGAACAAAATAAAATCCTAAAAATTCAGCTAGAAGCTGCACAAACAAAGCTAGGGTTGGTGTGATTATCATTGGTGGTAATCTGAATTTGGTGAAAGTCCGTCAACTATATTTCGCGCAACTATGCTTAAAAGCCAGATTCAACTGATTGACAGCACGACGCAAGAAATTTTCCCGGCTGCTCCTGATGGAACTGTGTTACTCTCAAGTATGAATGCGGGCTGGCGCGGAATTACGGTAGAACTTCACCAAATCGCACCGCTTGAACTCCCCGAACACTACATTGAAGGACACCGTCTCATTGTCCATACTGGCAAACCAATCCATTATGAATGGAAAGATAGTAGTCGTTGGCGACAGAAGCTTCTCAAACCTGGTGACTTTTGCCTTCAAACACATGGAGATATGAATGCACCCCGTTGGAGAGAAAAATTTGAGTTTGTCGCAATATCTCTGGAACCAGAATTTGTCAGCCAAGTTTTTCAAGATACTGTTGCAACTGAAAATGTCGCTTTTCAAGAACGACGTTGCGAATATGACCCGATTGTAACTCACTTTGCGTCGCGTTTCAAAACAGAGTTGAAATCCAGAAATTATGCTGGAGGATTGTACGGTGAATCTCTGGGATTGGCATTTGCACTACATTTATTGGCACATCATGGGGTTAGCAGTAAAAAACCTCTTGAACCAAAAGGAAAGCTATCGGGATTGCAATTGAGACAAGCTATTGAGTATATCCACGATCATCTAAGCGAGGATTTGAGTCTTATTGCTTTAGCAGACCAAGTCAATCTCAGCCCCTATCACTTTGCTCGTTTGTTTAAGCGATCGCTTAGACGCTCTCCCCATCAGTACGTGCTGCAAAATCGAGTAGAGCGAGCTAAGCAATTAATTTCAATCTCTCCATATGCGAATTTAACAGATATTGGTCTACAAGTTGGTTTCTACGACCAAGCACATTTCACCAAAGCTTTTAAGCAGATTGTTGGTGTTTTACCAAAAAACTTCTCAAAACTACAAGCGCACCCATTGATTCCTCTCGCTTCTTAATTCCAAAACAAGAGCAAGAATTTACAATTTTGCTAAGTGGCTCTCATCTTAAATTTTGTATCAGGTAAGGATTTCAACGGTAAATTTATCTGAGGGTAAAATCATGAAGAGCAAAAAAGTTAATCAAACCCGTCGCAATTTAATTAAAAATGCAGCATTGGCGGTTGCAGGAGTGGGAGTCGGTGCGGGATTATCGCCTAAAAAAGCAGAAGCACAACCACAAAAACCAGGAACCGCAAAATCACCCGCACCATCCTCCCTCCCACTTTCAGGTAAGGTAGCTTTAGTGACAGGTGCAGCAAGAGGAATTGGTCTTGCAACAGCCGTTGAGTTAGCACGGCAAGGTGCAGA
It encodes the following:
- a CDS encoding lipase family protein, whose protein sequence is MSSQTQTQVATSDVIKFGDTVYLEHMSGRYITACDRGKAHRYNWPRLDGTDKVKFEIVGQSEGELTDGSIIKLKSTESELGDCNLLGAFQDSHDCYYWSDCKQTKKFWEVTFYETKQNWRITKKDRNSDNKIRYGDQVYLTNLHYKNQRLSRDSWYKGYITTVPNANEWWTLKAEGTQDNVGISSEAALLRRLFEPKVKGYSAANMAYMAYCAEAAYGSPEVSKAKMEQLGFTINGTEHFIDLPGSDTQCLVVGDAEKIIIAFRGTENLKDWRTDLELLKTAWKIGAGAVHKGFYEAMESVLSQVVDRVKQLRTNNQPIWFTGHSLGGALAALACATFCQDKDRELTTYEVAGIYTFGQPRIGDRIFMKAFDAEARARYFRVVNNNDIVPRIPSMGYQHGGNLVYFDAFGNFYNNAIIALWNPMSWWRRLQGYYASLFNLDSDDIGDHRMGDYRILTMRRLEGM
- a CDS encoding DUF4870 domain-containing protein is translated as MQVTYDSDKRKLLSSLSHGAIFFSTALFSIGIPIVINLISDDPVVKSNAKESINFHFNVWFWATVIGVPLGILSWLTFGLGGILFFPVVAFGFLLHWGLTIWALLHCFSNPDEPFRYPFIFRLF
- a CDS encoding antibiotic biosynthesis monooxygenase family protein, which codes for MILEVAILQIKPGKSPEFEKAFKLASSIISSMNGYVSHELQRCLEADNKYILLVQWEKLEDHTVGFRQSSEYEQWRQLLHHFYEPFPTVEHYEMVVSNNLQSQLINE
- a CDS encoding class I SAM-dependent methyltransferase, whose translation is MNAYQVNDFDKISLTAFMVSLARQFTDIPHAQDLAQLVEAQRFIEISLPQKQDKSVLLTARVEARYKAINQVMAQYQITQILELASGLLPRGLNLSCDPNITFIETDLPAMICCKQQLVQQLIGERPNLHFVELDATSSRSDFLKSTFHFKAEQPVMILCEGLLTHLTLSEKQKVCSNVREVLHAYGGVWITPDFIDTVSLSRSLENDPELQKLIQTGTDFTGRSLVDRNFTTPEQARQFASEQGFRVVEYSLLNVINELSSLRFLGVDAEVVKKMLATQSVFALTLDTAY
- a CDS encoding Mo-dependent nitrogenase C-terminal domain-containing protein, translating into MLNFIRNNPYQNDCINFQLNSLDLLQPIRHWLDRIEITSPKIAHFLCRSIPVQCPFERDIYLFGQKVAHIPPLCKLNPFYEQVSSLRFRALCYLADECGEDVRCYC
- a CDS encoding helix-turn-helix domain-containing protein; the protein is MLKSQIQLIDSTTQEIFPAAPDGTVLLSSMNAGWRGITVELHQIAPLELPEHYIEGHRLIVHTGKPIHYEWKDSSRWRQKLLKPGDFCLQTHGDMNAPRWREKFEFVAISLEPEFVSQVFQDTVATENVAFQERRCEYDPIVTHFASRFKTELKSRNYAGGLYGESLGLAFALHLLAHHGVSSKKPLEPKGKLSGLQLRQAIEYIHDHLSEDLSLIALADQVNLSPYHFARLFKRSLRRSPHQYVLQNRVERAKQLISISPYANLTDIGLQVGFYDQAHFTKAFKQIVGVLPKNFSKLQAHPLIPLAS